The Arthrobacter burdickii genomic interval TTGAGGACCTGCGGGATGAGGAAGCCGCCGTAGGCACCGACCGCCGAGATGAGGCCGAGGGCCGCCGCCGACCTGCGGGCCGTGCTGACGGATTCGCGCAGCTCCGCCGATCCTGCGGCGGCACCGCGCCGGGCGAAGATCACCGGGATCATCCGGTAGGTGGCGCCGTTTCCCGATCCGGCGGCGGCGAAGAGCACGAGGAACAGGCCGAGGAAGAGCCAGAAGTTGGCCAGGGGGAGCGTCCAGACGACGGCGAGCGCTATGACCGCCATGACGGCGAATGCCCCGACGGTGATGAGTGCTCCGCCGAACCGGTCCGCGAGGCGCCCGCCGAAGGGCCGGGCGAGGGAACCGACCAGGGGGCCGAGGAAGGCCAGGCCCAGCGTGACCGGGCCCATGGCGATCGTGGAGAACGCGGGGAAGGTATCGGCGATCAGCTTCGGGAAGACCCCGGCGAATCCGATGAAGGACCCGAAGGTGCCGATGTAGAGCAGCGCCATGATCCACAGGTGCGGTTCACGGACGGCCGCCAGCGAACCGGCGAGGTCGCTCTTGGCGCTGGACAGGTTGTCCATGTACTTCCAGGCGCCGAAGGCAGCGACGAGGATCAGGGGCACCCAGAGCAGGCCGGCGAGCGGCAGGTTCAGGGTCGCGGCGGCACCGAGCACGACGGCAATGGGCACCACGAGCTGGGCGACGGCCGCACCGAGGTTGCCGCCCGCGGCGTTCAGGCCCAGGGCCCAGCCCTTCTCGCGGGCGGGGTAGAAGAAGGTTATGTTCGCCATCGAGCTCGCGAAGTTGCCACCGCCGAAGCCGGCGAGCGCCGCGACGGCGAGCATCACGCCGAACGGGGTCTCCGGGTTCGCGACGCAGAGCGCGAGCCCGACCGTCGGGATCAGCAGCAGGAGGGCCGAGATGATGGTCCAGTTCCTGCCACCGAACCTCGGCACCATGAAGGTGTAGGGGATGCGCAGGGTGGCTCCGACGAGGGACGGCATGGAGATCAGCCAGAAGATCTGCGACGTCGAGAAGGTGAAGCCCGCCGCGGGCAGGTACACGACGACGATCGACCAGAGCTGCCAGACCACGAAGCCGAGGAATTCGCAGCCGATGGACCACTGGAGGTTCCGCCTGGCGATGGACTTGCCGACGCTGTTCCACTGCGCGGTGTCCTCGGCGTCCCAGTTGTCGATCCAGCGGCCGCTGCGGTGCCCCAGCGGTGGCGCGCTCGCCGGAGCTGCCGGCGGGGCGGCCAGGGGCGATGATGCTTCGTCAATGCTCACGGAGTCCTCCAGGGGATGGGTGTTCCTGCTTTCCCCTGACGCTAGTGAGCGCGCATTTCCGGCCCTTGCGTGCTGCGTAAACGCTCCGTGACGTTCACCTATCCAAGGGCCCGGGCCGCTGTGAGAACTTCGGCGGACCCGGCTCCCGCAGGTCGCCGTCGGTGCGCACGGTCGCTCAAGATTGGTTCAAGCTTCACGGGATGACCCGCCCCGCGGCCGATGGGCGTCTTCCGGTATGCCTACAATCAGTGGCGGCGCTCCCGTTCCTGCCGCTGTTGACAGCGGAAGCCCGGCATGGAGCTTTCGTCGACCCAGTGGGAAATGGATGGTTATGAACAGCAGGATCGCGCCCCACGAGGCATTCCCCGACGTCGGCTCGCTGCCGACGGAGCAGGTCGAGGTGTTGAACAGCAAGGTCCACCGTGAGCTGGACTTCGAGTACGCGACCGACGGCGAAGCGCATGCCGAGACCGAATTCCGGCTCGAGGAAGTCAACGAGGAACTCGACATGCGGGACATGCTCGAGACCTGACACCGGCGCACGCGCCGCACCGGGTCAGCCGGGGAGTTCAGCGGGGCAGATCAGCCGGTCGGGTCAGCTGATCGATGAGGCCGGGGTCGCCTGGGGGCTGTGCCTCTCCAGCACGTCCAGCGCCGCCAGGGGCGACAGGTCGGCGATGGCCGCGACTGCGGCCAGGGACTCGCCGTTGCTGATCGCCGATGCCACTGCGCTCTGGAGCTCCTCCGGCGGGTCGATACTGGCGGACAGATCATCGTGCACGGCAGCGGTGTCCTTCCGTGCTGCAGCTACCACCCGATCAAGGTCTTCAAAGCTCACAGGCTCCTCCTAGCACGCGTCCCAGTGCTCCATTCTGCATGAGCGAGGGTAGGTGCAAGGGCCGTGCTGAAGCAGCCGACAGTCCTTGCCGTCCCGGCCGCGCTGTGCGTGTGGCCGGTCGTGGCCGTCCTCATCCCAGGAGTTCCGTCTCCGGCGTTACCCCTCCAGCACCGTGCCGGAGGTCCTCCGGAACTGTGCCGGAGGAGTAGCGGCCGAGGAACTGCACGATCTCCCGGGCGACCAGAGGCGCAGCGCCGCGATGCGCGCCGTGCGGTTGGCCGGGTACCTCCACCACCATCGCGCGGCGGGCTGCTCGGCCGAGCCGCCGGCACCAGGCCCGGCCGGCGATCGCGTCGATGGTTCCGCGGAGTATCAGGACGGGCTGGACCACCCGGGCAAGCTGATCATCGAGGCGATAGCCGAGCATCACGGGCAGCTCGGTCAGGTACCACCGGATGCCGCACCGAAGGTACGCACCGGTGACCAGCAAGTTGGTCGAGGGCCTCTCCAGAAGGCTGTCCAGTGCCAGAGCCGCGGCATGACGGACGGCGGAGGGATGAGCCGTATCGGTGACCGGACCGATGAGGACGACCGCGGAGACGAGATCGGGGCGTTGCAGCGCCAGCTCGGTGACGAACTGCGCACCCATCGAATGCCCCACGAGGACACATGACGACAACTGGGCCTGCTCGAGGGCCTGCCCCATCAGGTGCGCGTAGTCCGCCACACCGAAGCGGCGCGAGGGACGGGGAGTGCCACCGAAACCAGGAAGATCGAAGACCGCGACATCGCCGTGATCGAGCAGCTCCGCCTGCAAGCGGTCGAAGTAGCGGTGCGACATCCCGATGCCGTGCACCAGCACGAACACCGGTCCTGGCACGGCATCTCCCGATCTGCTGTGCCGGTGCAACCGGTACAGCCCCCCGTCACCCTCGATCGTCCGGCTGCTCGCCGTCGCCTCCGTCCCACGGGGTAGGAGGGCAGGCGGAAGGTACCTGGC includes:
- a CDS encoding MFS transporter produces the protein MSIDEASSPLAAPPAAPASAPPLGHRSGRWIDNWDAEDTAQWNSVGKSIARRNLQWSIGCEFLGFVVWQLWSIVVVYLPAAGFTFSTSQIFWLISMPSLVGATLRIPYTFMVPRFGGRNWTIISALLLLIPTVGLALCVANPETPFGVMLAVAALAGFGGGNFASSMANITFFYPAREKGWALGLNAAGGNLGAAVAQLVVPIAVVLGAAATLNLPLAGLLWVPLILVAAFGAWKYMDNLSSAKSDLAGSLAAVREPHLWIMALLYIGTFGSFIGFAGVFPKLIADTFPAFSTIAMGPVTLGLAFLGPLVGSLARPFGGRLADRFGGALITVGAFAVMAVIALAVVWTLPLANFWLFLGLFLVLFAAAGSGNGATYRMIPVIFARRGAAAGSAELRESVSTARRSAAALGLISAVGAYGGFLIPQVLNASKGASGSYEGAFYGFVCGYVLMLAVTWFFYLRRSSTLGKV
- a CDS encoding alpha/beta fold hydrolase, which gives rise to MPGPVFVLVHGIGMSHRYFDRLQAELLDHGDVAVFDLPGFGGTPRPSRRFGVADYAHLMGQALEQAQLSSCVLVGHSMGAQFVTELALQRPDLVSAVVLIGPVTDTAHPSAVRHAAALALDSLLERPSTNLLVTGAYLRCGIRWYLTELPVMLGYRLDDQLARVVQPVLILRGTIDAIAGRAWCRRLGRAARRAMVVEVPGQPHGAHRGAAPLVAREIVQFLGRYSSGTVPEDLRHGAGGVTPETELLG